From Terriglobales bacterium:
GACAACAGGCCAGCGAGACCGTGCTCACGCCTGGCAATGTGAATTCAACCACCTTTGGATTGAAATTCAGCGATCCCGTGGACGGTTCGGTATACAGCCAGCCGCTTTATTTGGCTAACCTGATGATCGGCAGTAGCACCCACAACGTAGTGTTCGTCGCTACCGAACATGACAGCGTGTATGCCTTTGATGCCGACATCGCGGGTGCGCCGCTGTGGCAGCAGAGTCTAATCCCGCCAGGAGCGACTACGGCCCCACAAACCCTGGTGCTCGGCTCTATCCGGCCAGAAGTCGGGATTACCGGCACACCGGTGATTGATGTCGCCGCCGGGACCCTGTACGTAGTCGCTGAAACTCTAGAGAACAGCAGCATTGTTTTCCGGTTGCATGCTTTAAGCGTTACCACCGGCGCTGAGAGGCCAGGCAGCCCAGTCATTCTTAATGCTCCGGGTTGGCAGCCGTTCCGCCAGTTGCAACGGCCCGGCCTGCTGCTCGCCAATGGCAATGTGTACATAGCCTTCGGATCGCAAAATGACACCGATCCTTATCATGGCTGGCTGTTTGCGTATAGCGCAGTATCGTTGGCGCAAATGGCGGTTTGGACTAGCACGCCGACCGGCACGGAAGGATCTATCTGGATGGCTGGCGCCGCTCCTGCCGCTGATTCCAGCGGGAACATTTATGTTTCCACTTCTAATGGAGACTGGGACGGCACGCAGAACTACTCCACCAGCTTCGTCAAGCTGAGTCCAAATTTAACCGTGCTCGATTACTTCACTCCATTTGATCAAGCCACACTCTCCAGGAAAGACTGGGACCTGGGCTCTGGTGGACTGCTGTTGGTGCCAGATCAAACCGGGGCTCATCCCCACGAAATCATCGGTTGCGGCAAGGGGCCGGATGTGTACGTAGTAGATCGCGACAAGATGGGGCACTACCAATCAACGTCCAACAGCCAGATTGTTCAAACTCTCACCAACATTGTTGGTGGCCCGGTGGGCACGCAAGCCGACAATCATTGCTTCACCAGCGCGGCTTACTGGCAAGGCAGCCTTTACTTTGTGGGCAACAATGACGTAATCAAGCAGTTCGCCCTGGATCCTGTGACCGGCAAGATGTCCGCTGCCCCAGTGTCACAAGGTACGTTCGTATTCAACTTCCCGGGGGGGCAACCGGTGGTTTCGTCCAACGGTTCGAGCAATGGAATTGCGTGGGTGGTTGACCGCCCAACTTCTAACCCGAGCCTGCATGCCTATGACGCGACCAACCTGGCCAATGAGCTGTATCGGAGTCCGGCGCTCACAGGGACACCGACCAAATGGGCGGTGCCCACTGTGATTAACGGCAAGGTGTACGTCGGCACCTCGCGCCATTTATGGGTCTTCGGGCTGAAGTAGGCTTGGTTTATTTCTGGCTGACCAGCGAACCCGCTTCCTCGATGCTGCCCTTCACCAGATCGGTTTGTATCTTCATTTTCTGACCGGGCAGTAGGTCCACGGTCGTCTCAAACGGCTGGTATCCGGGCAAAGCGATGCGTACATTGTGCTGTCCTGGTGTAAGCAGCATTGCCTTTCCGATTCCGTCGAATTCATTGACGTGGCCGGCAAACTGCTCGTCAACGAACACGGCAGCTCGATTCGGATTGGCGGCAATCTTCAACTCGGCCGTCGCCGCGCCCGTAGGCTTCCGTTCCTGCTTCATCAGCGCAACCTTCACTACGTGCAGCTCACCGGGCTCGAGCACGGCCTCTTGGACGTAGTCTTTGTACCAGGCCTGCCGCACAACAATCTCATGCGTGCCCGGGAGCAGCAGAATCTTTTTGTCTCCTTTGAGTTCTTTCACGTAACCGACGTATTGGCCATCCACCCAGACTCCGGCGTTTTTGTCTGCACCTTTGTCTGCCACAAACCGCAATTCGGACATAACCTGGTTATCGGCGTGCACCGTGCCTGCGATGCCGACCGCGCAAAATCCAGCCAACAACAAACTTAAATACTTGGACACTTCAACCTCCACTCAAATTTATTGATTGGGAAGAAATTCCCCTTTTGGGATTACCCCGATGCTAGCTAGCGAGGACTCAGGTCGCAAGCGGATTATGGCCTTAATCAGCCATATCCCCGATGTTTGAAGACCCGGTAAACCCCTGAGTTTTTCGATTAATTTCACTGCTGTTGCAAACCTCGGCAGGTTTGCAGGTTATTGCTTCACTTCCGCCACTGCGACCTTGTTCACTCCGCTACAGGCCAGGTACAACTTGCCTTCCGGCGTCGCCACCATATTTCGGACCACGCCTCCGCCGGAAGGAATTGGCGTGCTGGAGAAATGTTTCGTCGCAGGGTCGAAGCTCACTAAGGTGTTCGGCTGCACTCCAGATTCGCTGTACCAGACGGTCCCGTCCGGCGCGACCGCTATTCCATAAGGCTCTGACTCCGCGCCCGAGGGCGAGGCCCATTCTTCTACTTTCTTGGTTTTTGGGTCGAAGTGTCCTAAATACCCGCGGGCATAATCGCTGTAATAAATAGTTCCATCTTTTCCCGCTGCCAACCGGCGCGGACGCGCGCCTTGCGGCAAGCTGTACTCAGAAATTTCCATGGTTTTTGGATTGATTGAGGCCAGCTTGTTGGTCCCAAATTCGCAGAAGTAGGGCGTTCCATCCGACGTGACCACGATCCCATAAGGCACCGCATTGGGAGTTGGCACTTCTTTAAGCCTGATGTCGCCGCTGCGAGGATCAAGTTGCCCCACAAAATTGGAGCTCTGCACTGTAAACCAGAGTGTTCCCCTGTTGTCGAATACCGGCGTGTGTGGATCGCGGGCGCGCGGATCCGGCATTCGATATTCGCGAACCTCACCGGTCTTCGGATTCAGTTTTCCAATGTACCCCTTGCGGTTTCCGGTGAACCAGATGTTTCCGTCGTGATCGGCAACCAGTCCGTGCGGCCCGGAATCAGCGATCTTGAGAGCGAATTCCTTGAACTGCCCGGTGCTGGGATCGAGACGTCCCAATTTGTTTGCCAGTTGCTCCGTGAACCAGAGCGAACCATCGGGCGCGAGGGCGGGATCGTGCGGCCTGGAGTCGGGAGTAGGCACCGACCATTCGTGAATGGAAACCTGGCCGGTGGCCGCAGAAGCTGCGGCGGTAATTAGGATCAGTAACCAAAACCGAAGTGACTGCATGCGCCACCTCCAAAAAATTCAGCGCAAAGCCCACAAATTGGGCCCCTAAATTGTATAGCTAAGGGGCGGTCCCATGCGGATGCCTTGCATGCTCGGAAACAAATACTCGTCCTGCTGCCTTTGATTTAGACTCTTACGCTATGCAAATGCCAGGGCAGCCGAATATAAAACTCATCAACAGCCCAGAATACCGGGAGAGCTATGCCAACAGCGTGCAAGTGCGGGTGAATGTGTGGGACTTCTTTCTCGTCTTCGGCACGCTTCAGCAACAGACCGAGACCCAGGTCGAGGTGCGAAATTTCCAGGGTATCTATCTGAGTCCGCAGCAAGCTAAGGCGTTGCTTGCGATCCTGCAACAAAACGTCGTCAGCTACGAGAACACATTTGGCGAGATCAAGCTCGACCCGCGTATGGTCGCGAGCGGACCAGTCCACTGACGGTAACGACGGCGCTCGGAAGCCCGTGGCTAGTGGTGAAATTCACCCGGTGCTGATTTTCGCGCTGCTCTTTACCGGGCTATTCATCGCTCACGCACCCCTTTTACGGCTTCCTTATTTTTGGGACGAGGCGGGATATTTTATTCCCGCAGCGCGCGACCTGCTCCTGAGCGGCAGTCTCATCCCGCACTCTACGGTTTCTAATGCGCATCCTCCGCTGCTGATGGCTTATCTTGCAGCGTGGTGGAAGGTTTCCGGCTTCGCGCCGGCGGTCACGCGCACGGCCATGTTAATGGTCGCCGCTTTTTGTCTGCTCGGCATCTACCGCCTGGCGAAGCTTGTTTCCAACCGCGAAGTAGCCGTTGCCACGGTGCTCTGCACAGCGTCTTATCCCGTGTTCTTTGCCCAAAGCTCGCTGGCGCATTTGGATTTGGCGGCAGCAGCGCTCACCATTTGGGGGCTGGTCTCGTATCTGCAGGATCGCCGCTTTCCGACCACCGCCTGGTTTTCGCTGGCGGCCCTAACCAAGGAAACCGCGGTCCTGGCGCCCTTGGCGCTGCTCACCTACGAGTGGCTTTGTCCCTTGCGGCGCCGGGAAAGCACCCTCCAGCAGGTCTGCCTTTTTGAGCAGCGCAGCCGCCGTCGTGCCCTGGCACTAGGCGTCCCCGTTTTTGCGCTGGCGTGTTGGTTCGGCTATCACCGATGGCGTACCGGCTACGCCTTCGGCAATCCTGAATACGTTCGCTACAACCTGCAAGCCACGCTGCACCCGGCGCGCCTTCTGTTGGCTGCGATCTTCAGAGTCTGGCAGACGTTCGGCTACATGAATATGCTTTTTCTGAGCGGCGCAGCCGCGCTTGCAATGTCCTTCCCTCCTGTAATTGATTCTTCTGACGAAAGACAGCGCATTCGGCTCCCAGTGCAGCGAGCATTTGCTGCGGTGATCATCACCTATCTGCTGGCAATGTCTCTAATCGGCGGAGCAGTACTGGCGCGCTATATGCTGCCTGTCATTCCTTTGGTCATTATTGTTTGCGTCTCCACCTTGCGCCGGCGAATTCGACGCTGGCGCGCCGTTGTCGCCATAGTTGCCTTCGGATTTGTAATCGCACTGTTCGTAAATCCACCGTATGGATTTGCTCCTGAAGATAACCTCGCCTACCGCGACTACGTGCTGTTGCACAAAGAAGCCGACGGTTTCGTAGCTCAGCACTACACAAATTCCAGGGTACTGACCGCCTGGCCTGCATCCGACGAGCTCACCAAACCATATCTCGGATACGTCAAACATCCAGCGCGCGTGGTCAGTATTGATAATTTTTCGTTGCCGGAGATCTTGCGCGTGCGGGAGGCAGAATCAGGCTTCGATGTGGCACTCCTATTTTCCACCAAGTACGAACCCGCCAAACCTCTGCTCGGCGACTGGCAGGCATGGGAGAGAATCAAGACTCGTTTCTTTGGTTATCACCGCGATCTCCCACCCCAGGCCGCTGCCGAACTGCTGGGTGGAATCGTCGTCCTGGAAAAAAGACGCGGCGGCCAGTGGATAGTCTTAATTGACCTGCAGCCTGCCGTCAATGCGATAGCCAGCCCCCTTTATTAACTCTTAATGTCATTCCGGGCAACGGGAGGAATCCCTATATTCATACACACAACGCGTGGCGGGTTTGGCGTTCGTCAAACGATCTGGTAATCTCCGTTGCTCAACCCTGGAGCCATTCTGATGCAAAAGTGGAGTTCGACGGCATTCCTCGCGATTTTGTTGCTGTTTTGCGCAATCACATCAGGCGCGCAGGTTGATGACGCAACCAAGAAACTTTCCCACGACATTTTCAAAGAGCTGATCGAAATCAATACCACCGACTCGGTTGGTAGCACTACCGTGGCCGCCGAGGCCATGGCGAAGCGCCTGCGGGATGCGGGATTTCCCGCAGAGGACGTTGTAGTACTCGGCCCCAGCGATCGCAAAGGCAATATGGTCGCGCGCCTCCACGGGACCGGGGCGCATAAGCCGGTGCTGCTCATCGGGCATCTCGATGTGGTGGAAGCTCGCCGCCAGGATTGGACCACCGATCCCTTTCAATTCGTGGAGCGGGACGGCTTTTTTTACGGTCGCGGCACTGAGGACATGAAGGACGGCGATGCAATCATGGTCACCACCCTCATTCGCATGAAACAGGAGGGATACAAACCAGACCGCGACATCATCCTTGCCCTTACCGCCGACGAGGAAGGCGGAAAATCAAACGGCGTTGACTGGCTCCTTAAGAATCACCGAAATCTGATTGAGGCTGATTTCGTTCTCAACCACGACGGCTCCGGCGTCTTGACTGAAAATGGAAAGCCGCTGCTGTTCTCCGTGAATGGCAGCGAAAAACTATATGGCGATTACCAGCTCACGGTCACCAACCCCGGCGGGCACAGTTCACGCCCGGTGCCGGACAACGCCATTTACCACTTGGCGAATGCACTGGTCCGATTGGAGCATTATCAATTCCCTTTCGAACTCAATACTGTGACTCGCGCCTACTTCCAGGCCATGGCGAAGGTACAGACCGGACAGAAAGCTGCGGACATGCGCGCCATCCTGAAAACTCCTCCCGACCAGGCTGCCATTAAACGCCTCTCTGCCGATTCGCTGGAGAATGCCACCATGCGTACCACCTGTGTGGCCACTCGACTTGACGCCGGTCATGCCAACAATGCCCTGCCTCAAATGGCGCGCGCGAATGTGAACTGCCGTATCCTGCCTGGACACTCGCGCGAACAAGTACGTCAAACCCTGATTCGCGTTTTTGCCGATCCCAAGATTTCGGTTGGTTCGGTTGCCAACGACGGCACCGTCTCGGACACAGCGCCCGAAAGCACCGCACTCCCGCCTGCGCCCCTGCGTCCGGAAGTAATAAAGACGCTGGAACGGACCACAGCGGCTAAATGGCCCGGCGTTCAGGTAGTGCCCTCCATGTCCAGAGGAGCCTCCGACGGCATCTACACCAACGCGGTCGGCTTGCCCACTTATGAAGTTTCCGGCATAGCCATTGAAGCTAGCGACAGTCGTGCCCACGGAAAAGACGAACGGGTGGGGATCGAATCGTTTTACAACGGAGTGGACTTCTACTATCGCTTCTTGAAGGCGCTGACCTCGTCAGAGTGACTGGATATTAGGGTCGCACAAGATGGCAGGAGTGAGTCTTTATCACCAGCCACACTGCCTTGCCGCTCTCGAGTTGCAGTGAATCTCGCGCGCCGGGAGTGAGATGAACCTCAAAAAGCGCTCCGCAGTCCACCTGGGCGATCACCATAAAGTCTCGTTGGACCAGCGAGGTTATTTTTCCCGCGATTATGTTTCGCGCACTCAGAGACTGGGGCTGCGCTGCTGCCACAAGAATGTCGCCCGCGCGCACAGCTAACCGAAGTCGTGCGTTCACCTCCACCCGGGTAAGCGGTGCTTCCAAGTGCACCCCGGCTCCGTCGAGGGCGCAGGTCATGGTGCCCTGTCGTTCGTGTATCTCGCTCACTCTGGCGTCGAAGATGTTCTCAAAGCCGGCCAACTGAGCAACCATCTCCTGACGGGGCGTTTCCAGCACTTCATGAGGCGTCCCTTGAGAAAGCAGTTTTCCCTTTTCCATAAACAACACACGCTCGCCGAGCGCAAACACTTCTTCCCGACTGTGGGTGACGTACAAAATCGGGATACGGTGCAGATCGTTCCAGATGCGCAGGTCTTTCACGATGGACGACTTGGTGGGGGCATCGAGAGCTGCCAGGGGTTCATCAAGCAACAGCAAACAAGGCTCTATCACCAGCGCACGGGCCAAAGCCACACGCTGACGCTCGCCACCGGAAATGTCACCTGGCCGGCGGTCCAGCAGATGAGCAATGTTTAGTGTCTGCACAATCTTGTCGGCGCGCAGGCTTCTCTCGTCGGGATCAAACTTGCCCAGGCCGTACTCCACGTTTCCTCTCACCGTGAGGTGAGGAAATAACGCCAGGTCTTGAAACACATAACCAATTCGGCGTTGTGCCGGCGGAGAATTTACCTTGGGAGCGCGCCCCGGGGGTCGCTCAAAGAGTACATGCCCGGCAACCGCAATTCGACCAGTATCAGGCGTAAGCAATCCGGCTAGACAGTTCAGCAGCGTGGTCTTCCCCGAGCCAGACGCACCGAAAACAATGGTGATACCTGGGGGAACGGAAAACTGCACATCTAGATTGAAGCCCAGGTGGGAAGGATCATCGTCTTCGCTGGCGCTCAGATGCTTAAGGATGTGGGCATCCAAGCCCGTTGCCCCGACCGCGACGGTTGGCAAAATAGGACTCAGAGCTGCCCGCTGTTCTCCAGCTATTTCCACGGCCAAATCGCCCATACCCTTCGATTCAAAGCGTACACCAATGCCAGGACCACAAATGAAATAGCCAGAAGCACAAGCGCTGTCTGGTTAGCAGCGGCGTAGTTCGTGGCCTGCACCTGGTCATATATATCAATGGAGACGGTGCGGGTGACGCCCGGAATATTGCCGCCCACCATCAGCACCACGCCAAACTCTCCCATGGTGTGCGCGAATGTAAGCGCGACGCCCGTCAGCAGTCCCGAAGTGGAGAGGGGCACGATCACATTGAAGAAGGTGCGCAGTTGCGACGCTCCCAAAGTAGATGACGCTGCAATCAGTTTTCGATCCACGGTTGCGAACGAAGCCGCAAAGGGCTGCACCGCAAAAGGCAAGCTGTAAAGGATCGAGCCGACCACTAGGCCCTCAAAAGTGAAAGCCAGGGTATGACCGGTGAGCGAAGTCCACATCCTTCCAACTGGACTCCTCGAGCCTAGTGCCAGCAGGACGTAAAAACCCAGCACGGTCGGGGGCAGGACCAGGGGCAGCCCAACCACAGCCTCTACCAGAAATTTTCCACGCCAGCTTGAGTAAGTGATCCAGTACGCAATAGGCAGGCCGACCACCAACAGCACGGCTGTGACTACCAATGCCAGCCTCAGGGTCAAGGCGAACGCCTGCCAATCCATACGGAGCATTCCTCTTAGTAGAAATCAGAGTGAAAACCTGATTGTATCCGCGACCCCATGCGGACGTCACATCCGGCGCTCATGCCAGTGGCTTGGTAAATTATCAGCAGCACGGAACCCTCTTCGTTCCTGAAATAGGACGCCTTGTGATGGCGATCACACGCGAACTCACTCAATTTGCTTTGACACGCTCTCCATGCAGCCATAGTTTGTTTTTTATCTCTTCTCATCCCAGGATTGGATCATGAGGCGCAATAGCGCGCGTCATATTGCTCGCGCAGTCATGGTATTCACTTTTTTGGGATGGGCGCCGGACGCGTGGGCGCAGAGGTCCCTCCCTCCATCCGAAAAGGGCGCCCGAGACCATTTCTTACAGCGCGAGCGCTGGTTCCGCAACGGACGCACAATTCGAGGACAATCAGCGGCCGCTCTGTTGCGTCGCGCTCATCAACAGAAGATGGCGCTGCGCTCGGCGCGCGCGGTATCTGAAACATCATCCCCTGCGTGGAGACCGCTGGGACCCACAAACTTCGCTTCCCGCACCTTCGGTCCCGACCAGGACTATGGCTTCGTCAGTGGACGTGTAACCTCCATCACCATTGACCCATCCGACACAACCGGCAACACCGTTTATGCGGGCGGTGCATACGGTGGTGTTTGGAAAAGTACGAACGCCGCCAACCCAGATCCAACCACTGTCACTTGGACCGCGCTCACTGACGGTCAAGCTACCCTCGCGACAGGCGCCATCGCGCTACAGCCGAACAATAGTCAGCTGATTCTGGTTGGAACCGGTGAACCGAACGGTTCAGGCGATTCTTACTACGGGCTCGGCATTCTTCGCTCCACTAATCACGGAGGCACCTGGAGCTTGATCAGCTCGGCGGATTCCGGAGCCCACCCATTCGCCGGATTGGGTTTCAGCAAGCTCGCTTTCAGCCAGGTCAATCCGAACCTGGTAGTGGCAGCGGCCAGCAACTTCGATTTTTATCCATCACCGTTGGCGTCGGGCGCGCCCGGCCTGTACTGGTCGAATAATTCCGCTAATCCAGGGCTCACTTGGCAGATGGCCAGCGTCACCGATGCTGGTGTTCCGGTTGCCCAGCAATCAGTCTCGGATGTTACGTACAACTCCTCGAATGGCACGTTTTACGCCGCAATGACAGGACATGGCTTCTACAGTTCGACCGATGGCGCCAACTGGACTCGGCTGCCCAATCAGCCGGGGTTGGGACTGATCGCGGCGAACTGCCCGCCGGCGGCAATCGATGCTGCAACCTGTCCCATTCTGCGCGGCCAGATTGCCATCCGGCCGGGGGCCAATGAGATTTACGTGTGGTACATCTCACAAAACCCGGTAGATTTCACGTTTACCGATCAAGGCATTTACAAGAGCACGGATAGCGGGTCAACCTGGCTGCAGATTAACACCAGCTCAATTGATTTCTGTGGAGACGCGGAAGGGTGTGGCACCGCCGACCAGGGAATTTACGACTTGGAATTGGCTGCTGTTCCCTCAGGAAGCGGCACTGACCTGTACGCCGGGGCCATCAATCTCTACAAATGTTCCGTCAATCTCTCAAATCCAACCTGCTCTTCCGGATTTCTCAACCTGACTCGCGTGTACGGCTGTAGCCCCGTCGCCTGGGTTTCGCACCTTCATCCCGACCAGCACGATCTCGACTTCATGATTGTGAACGGCCACGCTTTGATGTACTTCGGCAACGATGGTGGTGTGAACCGCGCGCTTGACGGCTACAACCTGCGCTCCGGAACTTGCGCGACATCGAACCCGTTCGACAACCTGAATGCAAACTTGGGCTCGCTGAGTGACTTCGTCTCTTTTTCGCAGCATCCCACTGATCGGACCGTTCTGCTCGGCGGAACGCAGGACAACGGCTCGCCCGCAACCGCCTCCACTGTTGCTCCCGGTTGGCTCACAGTCAACGGCGGGGACGGCGGGTACAACGCCATCAATCCCGGCAATCCTACCCAATGGTTCACGTCGAATATTTTTGTGAGCATTCAAAGCTGTTTATCCGGAGTGAATTGCAGCGGCCTCGATTTTCAGACCATCGTGGACTCCAACACGCTCGAGGGAGACCAGGGAGCTTTCTATACGCCGTACATCCTCGATTCCCAGGCGAGCAATAGGATGATTGTCGGAACTTGCCGGGTGTGGAACGGCAATACCGATGGCACAGGCTTTTCTCCCAGCAGCTTCAATTTTGATACCAGCACGGCCGCTGCCTGCACCGGGTTCGAGGCCAATCTTGTCTCCGCCTTGGCCGCCGGAGGTCCAGCATCGGGCGGCAACTCTTCCGTAAACTACGCGGGCACGAGCGCCGGCCAAATTTTTGCTACCAGCGACGCAGCGGGCGGTCCGTTCACATGGGCTGACGTTACTCCGCCCGGCACTGCGGGTTTCCGCATTTCTGACGTCGCCCTCGACCCGTCCGACCTAACCGGGCAGACCGCCTACGCCACCGTGATGGGATTCGGCGTTCCCCATGTATGGAGGACCACAAACGGCGGCGCCGCCTGGACCGATTTCACCGGCGACCTGCCCGACGCGCCGGCTGATTCAGTAATTGTTGATCCGGACAATAGCAGCACCATCTACGTCGGTACTGACGTCGGCGTCTTTCAAACTACGAATGGAGGCGTCAACTGGACCGAGGTCGGGCCAACCTCGGGCACGGGGCTACTGCCCAGCGCGCCGGCGATGACTCTCAGATTCTTTGAGAGCGGCGGATTCAAGATCCTCAGAGTTGCCACCTACGGCCGGGGAATTTGGGAACTTGTTTTGGCGAGCCCGCCGCCTGATTTTCAGATTGCGGTTTCCTCACCCGTTGCGGTCTATCCAGGTCAGGCAGGATCATTCTCCGGAACCCTGACCTCTCTGATCGGCTACAACAGCCCGGTAGCGCTTAGTTGTGATGGCAGTACACAGCCGCCCAGCTGCGTTGGCCCAAGCGTAACCCCGACTTCCAGCGGAGCGCCCTTTACAGCTACGTTTGGCGGCAGCAGCATCAAGGATTTCAGCTTCAACCTCAAAGGCGTCGGTTCTGACCCTAAGCACGTCACCCACTCTGCTCCGGTGCTTCTGCATGTTGTGGATTTTGCTCTGGGGGCTCCTTCCCCTTCCGCGCTGATCGTGAACAGCGGCTCAATTTCTAATAGTGCGACAATGCAGGTCACAGCCCAGGGAGCGTTCAATGCGGCTGTCACCCTTTCTTGTGCAGGCCTGGTGCCTCCCGGCGCGAGCTGTCATTTCTTGCCCTCGGACACGGTGCAGCCCACTTCGGCTTCCCCGGTCACGGTCACGATGTGGGTCAGCACTGCCGAGGACACGCCAGCCAGTACTTCCAATTTCAATGTCGTCGCCAACTCCATCGGCGCACCGGCACCTAAGACTCAGAGTCTCTCTCTCACCGTCAAAGTGGTCCCCGATTACAAATGGCAAGTACAGTCCGCCTCGGTTTTGCCGGGGAACTCAGCAACCATGCCGCTCACTTTTCAGCCGGTAAATGGATATAAGGGGACCGTAAACATAACTTGCGATGCCAGCGC
This genomic window contains:
- a CDS encoding PEGA domain-containing protein — its product is MSKYLSLLLAGFCAVGIAGTVHADNQVMSELRFVADKGADKNAGVWVDGQYVGYVKELKGDKKILLLPGTHEIVVRQAWYKDYVQEAVLEPGELHVVKVALMKQERKPTGAATAELKIAANPNRAAVFVDEQFAGHVNEFDGIGKAMLLTPGQHNVRIALPGYQPFETTVDLLPGQKMKIQTDLVKGSIEEAGSLVSQK
- a CDS encoding DUF3467 domain-containing protein translates to MPGQPNIKLINSPEYRESYANSVQVRVNVWDFFLVFGTLQQQTETQVEVRNFQGIYLSPQQAKALLAILQQNVVSYENTFGEIKLDPRMVASGPVH
- the modC gene encoding molybdenum ABC transporter ATP-binding protein produces the protein MGDLAVEIAGEQRAALSPILPTVAVGATGLDAHILKHLSASEDDDPSHLGFNLDVQFSVPPGITIVFGASGSGKTTLLNCLAGLLTPDTGRIAVAGHVLFERPPGRAPKVNSPPAQRRIGYVFQDLALFPHLTVRGNVEYGLGKFDPDERSLRADKIVQTLNIAHLLDRRPGDISGGERQRVALARALVIEPCLLLLDEPLAALDAPTKSSIVKDLRIWNDLHRIPILYVTHSREEVFALGERVLFMEKGKLLSQGTPHEVLETPRQEMVAQLAGFENIFDARVSEIHERQGTMTCALDGAGVHLEAPLTRVEVNARLRLAVRAGDILVAAAQPQSLSARNIIAGKITSLVQRDFMVIAQVDCGALFEVHLTPGARDSLQLESGKAVWLVIKTHSCHLVRP
- a CDS encoding glycosyltransferase family 39 protein, giving the protein MASGEIHPVLIFALLFTGLFIAHAPLLRLPYFWDEAGYFIPAARDLLLSGSLIPHSTVSNAHPPLLMAYLAAWWKVSGFAPAVTRTAMLMVAAFCLLGIYRLAKLVSNREVAVATVLCTASYPVFFAQSSLAHLDLAAAALTIWGLVSYLQDRRFPTTAWFSLAALTKETAVLAPLALLTYEWLCPLRRRESTLQQVCLFEQRSRRRALALGVPVFALACWFGYHRWRTGYAFGNPEYVRYNLQATLHPARLLLAAIFRVWQTFGYMNMLFLSGAAALAMSFPPVIDSSDERQRIRLPVQRAFAAVIITYLLAMSLIGGAVLARYMLPVIPLVIIVCVSTLRRRIRRWRAVVAIVAFGFVIALFVNPPYGFAPEDNLAYRDYVLLHKEADGFVAQHYTNSRVLTAWPASDELTKPYLGYVKHPARVVSIDNFSLPEILRVREAESGFDVALLFSTKYEPAKPLLGDWQAWERIKTRFFGYHRDLPPQAAAELLGGIVVLEKRRGGQWIVLIDLQPAVNAIASPLY
- the modB gene encoding molybdate ABC transporter permease subunit translates to MLRMDWQAFALTLRLALVVTAVLLVVGLPIAYWITYSSWRGKFLVEAVVGLPLVLPPTVLGFYVLLALGSRSPVGRMWTSLTGHTLAFTFEGLVVGSILYSLPFAVQPFAASFATVDRKLIAASSTLGASQLRTFFNVIVPLSTSGLLTGVALTFAHTMGEFGVVLMVGGNIPGVTRTVSIDIYDQVQATNYAAANQTALVLLAISFVVLALVYALNRRVWAIWPWK
- a CDS encoding M20/M25/M40 family metallo-hydrolase, which codes for MQKWSSTAFLAILLLFCAITSGAQVDDATKKLSHDIFKELIEINTTDSVGSTTVAAEAMAKRLRDAGFPAEDVVVLGPSDRKGNMVARLHGTGAHKPVLLIGHLDVVEARRQDWTTDPFQFVERDGFFYGRGTEDMKDGDAIMVTTLIRMKQEGYKPDRDIILALTADEEGGKSNGVDWLLKNHRNLIEADFVLNHDGSGVLTENGKPLLFSVNGSEKLYGDYQLTVTNPGGHSSRPVPDNAIYHLANALVRLEHYQFPFELNTVTRAYFQAMAKVQTGQKAADMRAILKTPPDQAAIKRLSADSLENATMRTTCVATRLDAGHANNALPQMARANVNCRILPGHSREQVRQTLIRVFADPKISVGSVANDGTVSDTAPESTALPPAPLRPEVIKTLERTTAAKWPGVQVVPSMSRGASDGIYTNAVGLPTYEVSGIAIEASDSRAHGKDERVGIESFYNGVDFYYRFLKALTSSE